A window of Candidatus Schekmanbacteria bacterium contains these coding sequences:
- a CDS encoding radical SAM protein has protein sequence MKILLLNPPARQKSHESIVVPPLGLAYLASSAKKEGFHVSILDAFALGMDWNELESAVEKLSPDILGIGGMSPVIDTTFRAVKLLRGKVKTIIMGGPHITAFGAGIFEQCPEIDIGVYGEGERTFVELLKSISERKTFNHVDGVITREFTGKPREMIKDIDSIPYPSRDGLPNDRYRYLFGWKGKMTTMFTSRGCPYHCVFCDKSVFGTGWRSRSPENIISEIEEVVNLYGTRNIIFYDDLFTLQKERVLKLCALIEERKLKIQWKCEGRADRIDREMLRTMKKAGCQVIAFGVESGNQKGLDYLKKSMDLGKVKDAFSMAKKEGIETIAYFILGIPNETFDEEKKTVEFALEIDPTYAQFSALSPYYGTWLYDEALKNGWYREIDAQNPADKDLKRPVVVSELWDEDKLKEIVRFAYRRFYFRTGYVLRRLRYFASPSKFIELFMSGLSFLRWYFIGRRN, from the coding sequence ATGAAAATACTTCTCCTTAATCCTCCGGCAAGACAGAAAAGTCATGAGAGCATTGTTGTCCCTCCTCTCGGGCTTGCATATCTTGCATCTTCCGCAAAAAAGGAAGGCTTTCATGTTTCCATTCTCGATGCCTTTGCGCTTGGCATGGACTGGAATGAGCTTGAATCAGCAGTTGAGAAGCTCTCTCCTGATATACTGGGGATAGGCGGCATGAGCCCTGTCATAGATACGACTTTCAGGGCTGTAAAATTACTCCGGGGCAAAGTAAAGACTATTATAATGGGCGGCCCCCATATTACCGCCTTTGGTGCCGGAATATTTGAACAATGTCCCGAGATAGACATAGGTGTTTACGGGGAAGGAGAGAGGACATTTGTCGAGCTTCTAAAATCAATATCAGAGAGGAAAACTTTTAACCATGTTGATGGGGTCATAACCAGAGAGTTTACCGGAAAACCAAGAGAGATGATAAAAGATATTGATTCAATCCCTTATCCAAGCCGCGATGGACTTCCAAATGATAGATACCGTTACCTTTTCGGATGGAAAGGAAAGATGACGACTATGTTCACTTCGCGGGGATGTCCTTATCACTGCGTCTTCTGCGATAAATCGGTGTTCGGTACAGGCTGGAGGTCGAGGTCGCCTGAAAATATTATTTCCGAGATAGAAGAGGTTGTAAATCTCTACGGGACGAGGAATATCATATTTTATGATGATCTTTTCACACTTCAAAAGGAAAGGGTCCTTAAACTTTGTGCACTGATAGAGGAGCGTAAGCTTAAAATCCAGTGGAAATGCGAGGGACGCGCTGACAGGATAGACAGGGAAATGCTGAGAACTATGAAAAAAGCAGGGTGCCAGGTTATTGCCTTTGGTGTTGAAAGCGGCAACCAGAAGGGCCTTGACTATCTTAAGAAATCCATGGACCTCGGAAAAGTGAAAGATGCTTTTTCCATGGCAAAAAAGGAAGGAATAGAGACGATTGCGTATTTCATTCTTGGAATACCCAACGAGACGTTTGATGAGGAAAAGAAGACCGTTGAATTTGCCCTGGAAATAGATCCTACCTATGCTCAGTTCAGTGCCCTATCCCCCTATTACGGGACATGGCTGTATGATGAAGCATTGAAGAATGGCTGGTACCGAGAGATAGATGCACAGAATCCGGCTGACAAAGATCTTAAAAGACCTGTAGTTGTCTCGGAACTCTGGGATGAGGACAAACTAAAAGAAATAGTCCGTTTTGCCTACAGGAGGTTTTACTTCAGGACCGGATATGTGTTAAGAAGGCTTAGATATTTTGCATCTCCTTCGAAATTTATTGAGCTTTTCATGTCGGGACTCTCTTTTTTGAGGTGGTATTTTATTGGAAGGCGGAATTGA